A genome region from Hippopotamus amphibius kiboko isolate mHipAmp2 chromosome 1, mHipAmp2.hap2, whole genome shotgun sequence includes the following:
- the LOC130851750 gene encoding PRAME family member 12-like, whose amino-acid sequence MSVWNPPRLLGLAGMSLLRDEALAITALEYLPTELFPPLFMEAFYRSRSETLKAMVHTWPFVRLPLGGLMEMPHLETLQAVLDGLDVLIAQKDRPRRCRLRVLDLRNTGQDFWSMWSGDRACGCPGSLMAPVAEDRSRTEQPLAPLEVFIDLHLKERTMDGFLTYLLRWVEERRASINLCCKKLKIVSMPMENITKVLSTVQLDCIQEVQVNCTWHLSTLATFAPLLGQMGHVQRLFLSHIHVSPLEEQEEQHVVQITSQFLRLHHLRDLHLESPCYLEACLEQMLRCLTTPLDNLAITHCLLTDSDLTHLSQCPNIRQLKGLDLSGISLTYSSPELLPVLLEKVAATLQELCLDQCGIVDSQLQAILPALSRCSQLRSFSLRGNFLSTAVMEKLLRHTSQLPSLSQELYPVPRESYSSQGILQPGRLAQCRDELFEVLRVLGRPRVIWLNSSPCPHCGDNTFYHPQPVIYR is encoded by the exons ATGAGTGTATGGAACCCACCCAGACTCCTGGGCCTGGCAGGAATGAGCCTGCTGAGGGATGAGGCCTTGGCCATCACTGCTCTGGAGTACCTGCCCACTGAGCTCTTCCCCCCACTGTTCATGGAGGCCTTCTATAGGAGTCGCAGTGAGACCCTCAAGGCCATGGTGCACACCTGGCCCTTTGTCCGCCTGCCTCTGGGGGGCCTGATGGAGATGCCTCATCTGGAAACCTTACAAGCAGTGCTGGATGGGCTTGATGTCCTGATTGCCCAGAAGGATCGCCCCAG GAGGTGCAGACTGCGGGTGCTGGATTTAAGGAACACTGGCCAGGACTTCTGGAGCATGTGGTCTGGAGACAGGGCCTGTGGGTGCCCAGGCTCACTGATGGCACCAGTGGCTGAGGACAGGTCAAGGACAGAGCAGCCCTTGGCTCCCTTGGAGGTGTTCATAGACCTTCATCTCAAGGAAAGGACCATGGATGGATTCCTCACCTACCTCCTGAggtgggtggaggagaggagagctTCCATAAACCTGTGCTGTAAGAAACTAAAGATAGTTTCAATGCCCATGGAAAATATTACAAAGGTCCTGAGCACGGTGCAGCTGGACTGTATCCAGGAGGTGCAAGTGAATTGCACCTGGCACCTGTCCACCCTGGCCACCTTTGCTCCTCTCCTGGGCCAGATGGGTCATGTGCAGAGACTCTTTCTCTCCCACATCCACGTATCTCCACTTGAGGAGCAAGAGGAGCAGCACGTTGTCCAAATTACCTCTCAGTTCCTCAGGCTGCACCACCTCCGGGATCTCCATCTGGAATCTCCCTGCTACCTTGAAGCCTGCCTGGAGCAGATGCTCAG ATGCCTGACGACCCCCTTGGACAACCTTGCAATAACTCACTGCCTCCTTACGGATTCAGACTTGACCCACCTGTCTCAGTGTCCAAACATCCGTCAGCTAAAGGGCCTGGATCTGAGTGGCATCTCTCTAACCTACTCTAGCCCTGAGCTCCTCCCAGTTCTGCTGGAGAAAGTGGCAGCCACCCTCCAGGAACTGTGCTTAGATCAGTGTGGGATCGTGGACTCCCAACTTCAGGCCATCCTGCCTGCCCTGAGCCGCTGCTCCCAGCTCAGGTCCTTCAGCCTGCGTGGAAACTTCCTCTCCACGGCTGTCATGGAGAAGCTGCTGCGACACACCTCCCAGCTGCCCAGTTTAAGTCAAGAGCTGTATCCTGTCCCTCGGGAGAGTTACAGCTCTCAGGGAATCCTCCAACCAGGGAGACTTGCCCAGTGTCGAGATGAACTATTTGAGGTTCTGAGAGTCTTAGGACGTCCCAGGGTCATCTGGCTTAACTCCAGCCCCTGTCCACACTGTGGAGATAACACATTCTATCATCCTCAGCCCGTCATATACCGCTGA